The DNA region ACGGTCGGCGAGAGCGTGAACGCCGTGTCGATACCCCGGATGATCTTGGAATGGTCGGGGTTGAAACCGATCTGATCGGCCAGCTGCCGGATCAGCGGAAGATCCTTGTCCCAGCTGGCCTTCCAGTGCTCCCGTGAACCGCGCAGCTTCAGCACGCCCGCGCCCAGCAGCAGCAGGACCAGCGCGCGGCCGACCCGCTCGGCCGCCAGCAGCCGCATGATGATGCGGTCGCGCAGCAGGTGCCCGCGCGGCACCTCCGGCGCGTCGTCGGCCGGACCGGACCGGCGCGGCTCGCCCGGCACGAAATCGCCGCAGCGCAGGCACCGCCAGGATTCGCCCGCCGGGGTCGGCACGTGGAGGCGTGCCGCGAGCTCGGGCTCGGTGGGGGCGTAGGTCTCGTGCCCTCGGGCAGCGCAGGTCCACAGACTGAAGTCCATGCGCTGGAGCGTACCCAGGGGCCCCGGCCGATGCCCGGGAACTGCGCCGGGCTCGCCTCAGCTCGCGGCGAGGGAACGGAGTTGGTCGAGATAGGTTCGGGTGCGCGGATCCCCGGGGAAGCGCGCGATCATCTCCCGGGCGGTCTCGCCCGCGACCCACAGCAGCGACGGCAGCGAGCGCCGCTTGCCGGTGAAAGCGCGCAGGCCTTCGTCCAGGGCGAGCTCCAGATTGCGATCGCGCACCGCGACCACCGCCAGCGTCAGGTGCGCCTCCGACACCCGCATGGGTTTGCGGACACTGCCGTCGGGCCGGGTCGAGGTCGCTATCACCTGGCGGGCATAGGTTTCCGCGAGCCGGTCGTCACCGGCCACCCGGCAGCAGTCCATGGCGTAGAAGTCGAACTTCTGCGGGTCCACCACGAAATGGTTCTCCAGATTGGCCGGGTGCTCGATCGCGTCGAGGATCGAACGGCCCTGGGTGAGCGCCTTTTCCACCTCGCGGCGATCGCCGATCCGGGCCCAGGCCTTGGCGCGCTGGGCGGCGAGTTGGACCCCGACGCCCAGTCGGCCGGTGGTGGGCTGCGCGGCCTCGGCGCTGTCGATCGCGCCCCGGTAGTTGGCCTGGGTGAGGGCGAACCAGGCGGCCATTTCGGCTCCCCAGCCGACGATTTCGGCGTGGTCGGCCTCCTGGCCCAGTGATAGCGCGGCGCGCCGGGTGGCCTCGGCCGCGGTCCGCCAGCCCAGGTCGTAGTCGACGCAGCCGACCAGCAGGGCGACCCATCCGGCCAGTACCAGCACTTCTCGATGCTGGGCCAGGGTCAACCGGCCGTCCAGTAGCGAGGTGATGCGACGCAGCCACGCCGTGCCCTCGGCATGTAGTTCGTGTGGATCGGCGCACGGGTAGTCCGAGCACAACCGGTCGGCGGTGATGCGGATGGCGTCGAGCGTGGAAGCCGACACATCGGACATCCGTAGCCGCCCAATGAATTCCAGGGTGTCCAGTCCGGTCGCCGAGAGCATCTCGTCATCCCGATTCGGCCGGGTCTTGGGGAAGAAAGCCGCCGTCACCGTGTCGAAAGCGGCCGCGATGATCGGGGCGTAGAAATCGTCGGGCCGGGATTCCCCGGATTCCCAGCGCCGCCAGTTACGCAACAGTGTGCTGTCGGTGGGGAGATTGTGAGTCGACTTGGCGCGCATGGCCCGAACCGCATCAGCTTGTGACCACCCCCGAGCATCACGTTCGGCACGCATTCGGACAGCCCAGACAGGTCGATCGTCACCGGCGGACACGAACTGTAGTATCTCACCAGTT from Nocardia tengchongensis includes:
- a CDS encoding DUF2127 domain-containing protein; its protein translation is MDFSLWTCAARGHETYAPTEPELAARLHVPTPAGESWRCLRCGDFVPGEPRRSGPADDAPEVPRGHLLRDRIIMRLLAAERVGRALVLLLLGAGVLKLRGSREHWKASWDKDLPLIRQLADQIGFNPDHSKIIRGIDTAFTLSPTVLIWIAVALFAYATIQLVEAVGLWLVKRWGEYFAVVATSIFLPLEVYELTEKITFLRVAALLVNLAAVIWLLWSKSLFGLNGGAAKYYAEHHSESLMTVERAAVAAGPEEPAAAPAR
- a CDS encoding mago-binding domain-containing protein; translated protein: MRAKSTHNLPTDSTLLRNWRRWESGESRPDDFYAPIIAAAFDTVTAAFFPKTRPNRDDEMLSATGLDTLEFIGRLRMSDVSASTLDAIRITADRLCSDYPCADPHELHAEGTAWLRRITSLLDGRLTLAQHREVLVLAGWVALLVGCVDYDLGWRTAAEATRRAALSLGQEADHAEIVGWGAEMAAWFALTQANYRGAIDSAEAAQPTTGRLGVGVQLAAQRAKAWARIGDRREVEKALTQGRSILDAIEHPANLENHFVVDPQKFDFYAMDCCRVAGDDRLAETYARQVIATSTRPDGSVRKPMRVSEAHLTLAVVAVRDRNLELALDEGLRAFTGKRRSLPSLLWVAGETAREMIARFPGDPRTRTYLDQLRSLAAS